From a region of the Rhodococcus sp. 4CII genome:
- a CDS encoding IS4 family transposase codes for MPRSGWVKPVSDRRLSDVVSVGLLTRVFPASLVDEVIAECGRTEQRSRSLTARVTAYFAIGMALNSEGSYEEVFEQLTDGLSWSSGWSQSWSPPTKSAIFQARSRLGHEPVRELFRRVARPLADADTPGSWLAGRRLVALDGTCLDLPDTPVNAEHFGRPGSSHGEKAAFPQARLVALAECGTHAVFDAAIGPCRTSERELAHDLFDTLEPEMLLLADRGLYGFDMWTRAAATGADLLWRVTSALSPRHLETLDDGSWLAHIVPTSGKNRRQRTPLTVRVIDYTLDDGRDNPEQYRLLTTILDPADASAEELALAYAQRWEIENTFDELKTHQRGPRAVLRSKSPPLVQQEIWGHLCCHYAIRTLMRDAATAGSHDRRPDLLRHRLRITRRSLSHSSFSPS; via the coding sequence GTGCCTCGGAGTGGATGGGTGAAGCCGGTCTCGGATCGGCGGTTGTCGGATGTGGTGTCGGTGGGGTTGTTGACCAGGGTGTTCCCCGCGTCCCTGGTTGATGAGGTGATCGCGGAATGCGGTCGGACCGAGCAGCGCAGTAGGTCGTTGACCGCTCGGGTGACGGCGTATTTCGCGATCGGGATGGCATTGAATTCGGAAGGCTCCTACGAGGAGGTCTTCGAGCAGCTCACCGACGGTTTGTCATGGTCGTCGGGATGGTCGCAGTCCTGGTCGCCGCCGACGAAATCGGCCATCTTCCAGGCCCGTTCACGGCTGGGGCACGAACCGGTGCGGGAGCTGTTCCGCCGTGTCGCACGACCGCTCGCCGACGCGGATACACCCGGATCCTGGCTCGCCGGGCGCCGGCTGGTGGCCCTCGACGGGACCTGCCTCGACCTGCCCGACACCCCGGTCAACGCCGAGCATTTCGGGCGGCCCGGATCGAGTCACGGCGAGAAGGCCGCGTTCCCGCAGGCACGATTGGTGGCCCTCGCCGAATGCGGCACCCACGCGGTCTTCGACGCCGCGATCGGGCCTTGCCGCACCTCCGAGCGGGAGCTCGCGCACGACCTGTTCGACACACTAGAACCGGAAATGCTGCTGCTCGCCGACCGCGGCCTGTACGGATTCGACATGTGGACCCGGGCCGCCGCCACCGGCGCCGACCTGCTGTGGAGAGTCACATCGGCCCTCTCACCCCGGCACCTCGAAACCCTCGACGACGGATCCTGGCTGGCGCACATCGTCCCCACCTCCGGGAAGAATCGGCGGCAGCGAACACCACTGACGGTGCGCGTGATCGACTACACCCTCGACGACGGGCGGGACAACCCCGAGCAGTACCGGCTGCTGACCACCATCCTCGACCCCGCCGACGCATCCGCGGAAGAACTCGCCCTCGCCTACGCCCAACGCTGGGAGATCGAGAACACCTTCGACGAACTCAAAACCCACCAACGCGGACCACGAGCAGTCCTACGGTCGAAATCCCCACCGCTGGTCCAGCAGGAAATCTGGGGGCACCTGTGCTGCCACTACGCCATCCGCACCCTGATGCGCGACGCCGCGACCGCCGGCAGTCACGACCGAAGACCGGATCTCCTTCGTCACCGCCTGCGGATCACCCGAAGATCCCTGTCCCACAGCTCTTTTTCCCCCTCATAA
- a CDS encoding reverse transcriptase domain-containing protein, whose translation MSGPSGKPFDISKRLVWKAWKQVKANKGAAGVDGVSIEEFEADLENNLFKIWNRMSSGTFFPPPVRAVEIPKAAGGTRILGVPTIGDRVAQTVAALTLEPRTESIFHDDSYGYRPGRGALDAVARCRERCWSKSWVIDLDVRKFFDSVAWDLMVKAVEANVTHEQRWIVLYVRRWLAAPIRTPEGRVVERDRGTPQGSAISPVLANLFMHYAFDSWLEREFPTVEFERYADLCRNNWYLHAVPELLALAASRLENAFGVPV comes from the coding sequence ATGTCAGGTCCGAGCGGGAAACCGTTCGATATCTCCAAGCGTCTGGTGTGGAAAGCGTGGAAGCAGGTCAAGGCGAACAAGGGTGCTGCCGGGGTGGATGGAGTGTCGATCGAGGAGTTCGAGGCCGATTTGGAGAACAATCTCTTCAAGATCTGGAATCGGATGTCGTCGGGGACGTTTTTCCCACCTCCGGTGCGGGCGGTGGAAATACCGAAAGCCGCTGGTGGGACGCGAATTTTAGGTGTGCCTACTATCGGTGATCGGGTGGCGCAGACGGTGGCGGCGTTGACGCTCGAGCCCCGCACGGAGTCGATCTTTCACGATGACTCCTACGGGTATCGGCCGGGGCGTGGCGCGCTGGATGCGGTGGCCAGGTGCCGGGAAAGGTGCTGGTCGAAGTCCTGGGTCATCGATCTTGATGTCCGTAAGTTCTTCGACAGTGTCGCCTGGGACCTGATGGTCAAGGCGGTGGAAGCCAACGTCACCCACGAGCAGCGCTGGATTGTGCTGTATGTGCGGCGGTGGCTGGCTGCCCCGATCCGAACGCCTGAGGGCAGGGTCGTCGAGCGTGATCGCGGGACCCCGCAGGGGTCGGCAATCTCGCCAGTTTTGGCGAACCTGTTCATGCACTATGCGTTCGACTCCTGGTTGGAACGAGAGTTCCCGACCGTTGAGTTCGAACGCTACGCGGACTTATGTCGGAATAACTGGTATCTTCACGCCGTCCCGGAATTGCTGGCGTTGGCGGCATCCCGGCTCGAGAATGCGTTCGGGGTGCCGGTATGA
- a CDS encoding tyrosine-type recombinase/integrase: MSPLAPILQGFFTDKLLRQRQAGPNTIAAYRDTCRLLLTFAYEKTGHPPSGLDIAEVNAELVTAFLTHIESGRTNTVSTRNARLAAIRSLFRYAALHAPEHAEQISKVLAIPPKRCDRPVVCFLTADEIDALLAAPDRNTGLGRRDHALLLLACQTGLRLSELTGLTIGDVELGTGAHVRCHGKGRKDRATPLTKQTVATLRVWLTECGGGPGDPLFATRVGGRLSSDAVQKLVTKHASRAVKNCPTLTGKNITPHTLRHSAAMALLHAGVDTSVIALWLGHEDPGSTQAYLTRRHDHQGASPRTRPAPQHKSRSIPST, translated from the coding sequence ATGAGCCCGCTGGCCCCGATCCTGCAGGGATTCTTCACCGACAAACTGCTCCGGCAGCGCCAGGCCGGCCCGAACACGATTGCCGCCTACCGCGACACATGCCGCCTGCTGCTGACGTTCGCGTACGAGAAGACGGGGCATCCCCCGAGCGGCCTCGATATCGCCGAGGTGAACGCGGAATTGGTCACGGCCTTTCTGACCCATATCGAGTCCGGGCGCACCAACACGGTCTCAACCCGCAACGCGCGCTTGGCCGCGATCCGTTCCCTGTTCCGATACGCCGCGTTGCACGCACCCGAGCACGCCGAGCAAATCAGCAAGGTGCTGGCCATCCCACCCAAACGTTGCGATCGCCCCGTGGTCTGCTTCCTGACCGCCGACGAGATCGACGCCCTGCTGGCCGCGCCTGACCGCAACACCGGGCTCGGGCGCCGCGACCACGCGCTGCTGCTGCTCGCCTGCCAAACCGGGCTCCGCCTGAGTGAGCTGACGGGCCTCACAATCGGCGATGTCGAACTCGGAACCGGGGCGCACGTCCGCTGCCACGGCAAGGGCCGCAAGGACCGAGCCACACCCCTGACCAAACAAACCGTTGCCACACTGCGGGTTTGGCTCACCGAGTGCGGCGGTGGGCCGGGTGACCCATTGTTCGCGACCCGAGTCGGCGGGCGGCTCTCATCGGACGCAGTCCAGAAGCTGGTCACCAAACACGCCTCCCGAGCCGTGAAGAACTGTCCAACCCTCACCGGCAAGAACATCACACCGCATACGCTGCGGCACTCGGCGGCAATGGCTTTGCTGCACGCAGGGGTGGACACCTCGGTGATCGCGCTCTGGCTCGGCCACGAAGACCCTGGATCCACCCAGGCCTACCTTACACGCCGACATGACCATCAAGGAGCAAGCCCTCGCACGCGTCCAGCCCCACAACACAAGTCCCGGTCGATACCGAGCACCTGA
- a CDS encoding group II intron maturase-specific domain-containing protein: MTERQARKVLAALETRMEQVGLQLHPTKTKIVYCKDRKRRLDYENTSFTFLGYTFRARKAPTRDQASMFSAFLPAASIDARKNMGAVVRSWRLHLRTTTDLEELARWINPVVRGWMNYYGRFYRTEIHAILRRINTYLVRWARRRFKRLRSFKKAQRWWKGLLQRQPGLFAHWKWMTEF; this comes from the coding sequence GTGACCGAGCGGCAGGCGCGAAAAGTGCTGGCCGCGTTGGAAACGCGGATGGAGCAGGTCGGGCTGCAACTGCATCCGACCAAAACGAAGATAGTGTACTGCAAGGACCGTAAGAGGCGCCTCGATTATGAGAACACCTCGTTCACGTTCCTCGGGTACACGTTCCGAGCCAGGAAGGCCCCGACGCGGGACCAGGCGAGCATGTTCTCGGCGTTCCTGCCCGCGGCCAGCATCGATGCCCGCAAGAATATGGGCGCGGTGGTTAGGTCCTGGCGGCTGCATCTACGCACCACGACCGACTTGGAAGAGTTGGCGCGGTGGATCAACCCGGTCGTTCGCGGCTGGATGAACTACTACGGCCGGTTCTACCGGACCGAGATCCACGCCATCCTGCGACGCATCAACACCTATCTGGTGCGATGGGCGCGACGGAGATTCAAACGGCTCAGATCGTTCAAGAAAGCCCAGCGATGGTGGAAGGGCCTGCTGCAACGCCAGCCGGGCCTGTTCGCCCACTGGAAGTGGATGACCGAGTTCTGA
- a CDS encoding helix-turn-helix domain-containing protein yields the protein MVSPYRIVLDERERSELERRVRAGNTPQKAALRALIVLMASDGASNAAIADELGICVDAARKWRARFCAKGIKGLVDASRSGRPPVSRPPRSRRSRRGRVSFPPSTSCLCLGGAPRSWLGSW from the coding sequence ATGGTCAGCCCGTACCGGATCGTGTTGGACGAGCGGGAACGCAGCGAGCTCGAGCGGCGGGTGCGGGCCGGCAACACCCCGCAGAAGGCGGCGCTGCGGGCGTTGATCGTGTTGATGGCTTCCGACGGCGCGTCTAACGCGGCTATCGCCGACGAGCTCGGCATCTGCGTCGATGCCGCCCGCAAGTGGCGCGCTCGGTTCTGCGCCAAGGGCATCAAGGGATTGGTGGATGCCTCCCGGTCGGGGCGTCCGCCGGTATCACGCCCACCGAGGTCGCGCAGGTCAAGGCGTGGGCGTGTCAGCTTCCCGCCGAGTACGAGCTGCCTCTGTCTCGGTGGAGCGCCCCGGAGTTGGCTCGGCAGTTGGTGA
- a CDS encoding DDE-type integrase/transposase/recombinase, which produces MVVPAWDQQLPTLIACLDTMLRRIGGAPTYLLTDNPRTVTMDRIAGVPVRHPDIVSLGRHYGCVVHTCDPFDPESKGGAEHTVKIAKADLVPTDANLLGDYPSFAELADACDRWCEKVNARPHRAVGAAPATRLATELGHLHVLPDDPHLLALGGERLVGFDQTII; this is translated from the coding sequence GTGGTGGTGCCGGCGTGGGACCAGCAGCTCCCGACGTTGATCGCCTGCCTGGACACCATGCTGCGCCGGATCGGTGGGGCACCGACGTATCTGCTGACCGACAATCCCCGAACCGTCACGATGGACCGGATCGCCGGAGTTCCCGTTCGCCACCCCGACATCGTCTCCCTAGGAAGGCATTACGGCTGCGTCGTGCACACGTGTGATCCGTTCGACCCGGAATCGAAGGGCGGCGCCGAGCACACGGTCAAGATCGCGAAGGCCGATCTGGTGCCGACCGATGCGAACCTGCTGGGCGACTACCCGAGTTTCGCCGAGCTCGCCGACGCGTGCGATCGGTGGTGCGAGAAGGTCAACGCCCGCCCGCACCGCGCGGTCGGAGCGGCCCCGGCCACACGGTTGGCCACCGAACTCGGCCACCTGCACGTGTTGCCGGATGATCCGCATCTGCTTGCCCTCGGCGGCGAGCGTCTCGTCGGCTTCGATCAGACCATCATCTGA
- a CDS encoding winged helix-turn-helix domain-containing protein, which produces MAGKESGSGEGSEARKVKRRGGRRDLEALRDRRTRAAEMFAAGRRQVDVAAELEVSPQTASRWYRQWTEGGNEALEGAGRAELRPRFDDGQIEVIREELLKGPQANGFTTGVWTLGRVAIVIERLTGVTYGPTQTWTILRTRLGWSRQRPARRAVERDEDAIVAWRENEWPRIKK; this is translated from the coding sequence ATGGCAGGTAAGGAATCCGGTTCGGGCGAGGGCTCGGAGGCCCGGAAAGTCAAGCGGCGCGGCGGTCGTCGGGATCTCGAGGCGTTGCGTGACCGGCGGACGCGGGCGGCGGAGATGTTCGCTGCGGGACGGCGGCAGGTCGATGTCGCGGCCGAGTTGGAGGTGTCCCCGCAGACTGCGTCACGCTGGTATCGACAGTGGACCGAAGGGGGCAACGAGGCGTTGGAAGGTGCCGGTCGCGCTGAACTCCGACCCCGCTTCGATGACGGCCAGATCGAGGTGATCCGAGAGGAGCTGCTCAAAGGACCCCAAGCGAATGGCTTCACGACCGGGGTGTGGACCCTGGGTCGGGTTGCGATCGTGATCGAGCGGCTCACCGGCGTGACCTACGGACCCACTCAGACGTGGACGATCCTGCGGACCCGACTGGGCTGGAGTCGGCAGCGGCCCGCACGGCGGGCGGTCGAACGCGACGAGGACGCTATCGTCGCTTGGCGCGAGAACGAGTGGCCGCGGATAAAAAAATAG
- a CDS encoding NAD(P)/FAD-dependent oxidoreductase — translation MSTHQSVDAVVVGAGFAGLYQIYRFRECGLSVRGFEAASGVGGTWWWNRYPGARCDVESMDYSYGFSADLDQDWTWSEKYATQPEILRYLEHVAERLDLERHITFGTRVESAIYDSDRCRWTISASNGETVEARWVVMATGCLSVSKAPEIPGADRFTGPIYHTGDWPHEGMDFAGKRIAVIGTGSSGIQSIPILAEQAAHTTVFQRTPTFSMPAGNRPLTDVEINARKAEYPDYRRRQKESSFGVPVAPPTQSALEVCEADRLSTYQAAWDSGRLTGLLGAYTDLLVDKAANDTAAEFVRSKIRDIVDEPEVAALLSSHNYPFGSKRPCLDSGYYQTFNKDNVDIIDLRSTPLIEITETGIRTSRQEYAFDAIVFATGFDAMTGALARINIRGEGGMSLADKWSEGPRSYLGLAVAGFPNLFTVTGPSSPSVLSNMVVSIEQHVDWITECVQWIREKGADAIDATESAESDWIQHVEMVGNSTLYPVADSWYVGANVPGKPRILMAYVGGVGEYRKICDDVARRDYTGFTTKAARV, via the coding sequence ATGAGCACACATCAGTCGGTCGACGCAGTCGTTGTCGGAGCCGGATTCGCGGGGCTCTACCAAATTTACCGGTTCCGTGAATGTGGACTTTCGGTCAGGGGATTCGAAGCCGCCTCAGGGGTTGGGGGAACATGGTGGTGGAACCGCTATCCCGGTGCACGGTGCGATGTCGAAAGCATGGACTATTCCTACGGGTTCTCGGCCGACCTCGATCAAGACTGGACCTGGTCTGAGAAGTACGCGACCCAGCCGGAGATTCTCCGCTACCTTGAACACGTCGCCGAGCGGCTCGACCTCGAACGGCACATCACGTTCGGCACCAGGGTCGAGAGCGCCATCTACGATTCCGATCGCTGCCGCTGGACGATCAGCGCGAGCAACGGTGAGACGGTCGAGGCGCGCTGGGTAGTGATGGCGACCGGGTGCCTGTCGGTCTCCAAGGCACCGGAAATCCCCGGTGCCGATCGCTTCACCGGGCCGATCTACCACACCGGGGACTGGCCTCACGAAGGGATGGACTTCGCCGGGAAACGGATCGCGGTGATCGGTACGGGCTCCTCGGGTATCCAGTCGATCCCGATCCTCGCCGAGCAGGCAGCCCACACAACTGTGTTCCAGCGGACTCCCACCTTCAGCATGCCTGCCGGCAACCGACCGCTCACGGACGTCGAGATCAACGCGCGCAAGGCTGAGTACCCCGACTACCGGCGCCGGCAGAAGGAATCGTCCTTCGGCGTCCCGGTCGCGCCCCCCACGCAGTCCGCGCTCGAAGTTTGCGAGGCCGATCGATTGTCCACGTACCAGGCTGCTTGGGACAGCGGCCGTCTCACGGGGCTGCTCGGTGCCTACACGGATCTCTTGGTGGACAAGGCGGCTAACGACACGGCAGCTGAGTTCGTCCGCTCGAAGATCCGAGACATCGTCGACGAACCGGAGGTCGCTGCGCTGCTGTCCTCACACAACTACCCGTTCGGCAGCAAACGACCGTGCCTGGACTCGGGCTACTACCAGACCTTCAACAAGGACAACGTCGACATAATCGACCTGCGAAGTACACCGCTGATCGAGATAACAGAGACGGGCATCCGCACCTCGCGCCAGGAGTACGCGTTCGATGCGATCGTCTTCGCCACAGGGTTCGATGCAATGACGGGCGCGTTGGCCAGAATCAATATTCGCGGTGAGGGCGGGATGTCGCTGGCCGACAAATGGTCCGAAGGTCCACGATCCTACCTCGGCCTGGCCGTCGCCGGGTTCCCCAATCTGTTTACAGTGACGGGCCCGTCAAGCCCATCGGTGCTGTCGAACATGGTCGTATCCATCGAGCAACACGTCGACTGGATAACCGAGTGCGTACAATGGATCCGCGAAAAGGGCGCCGACGCCATCGACGCAACCGAATCCGCCGAGTCCGACTGGATCCAACACGTCGAGATGGTTGGTAACTCAACCCTTTACCCGGTTGCCGACTCTTGGTATGTCGGAGCCAACGTCCCCGGGAAGCCCCGCATATTGATGGCCTACGTCGGCGGAGTTGGGGAATACCGGAAGATTTGCGACGACGTTGCCCGCCGGGATTACACAGGATTCACAACGAAAGCCGCCCGGGTGTAA
- a CDS encoding alpha/beta hydrolase — protein sequence MALDEATTQFLATMAESGTKPIEDMTPQEARALGKVLRDMYGPGPAVASSTDYQVATPDGGNIGVRVLAVEAPRGAIVYYHGGGWVMGTLDEFDTLCRHLATRTGCTVAMVDYRLAPEYRYPTAAEDAWTALRWVADQRLGEGPLIVAGDSAGGNLAAVTAQRAKIEGGPQIAMQVLVYPVTDCDLDNSSYADPANQLMVSRASMIWFWAHYADPNDRTNPDASPIRAADLSGLPPAVVVTAEHDPLLDEGEAYAQKLRAAGVTVESRRFRGQMHGFFTMVNVLPGHQDGLDYVVENIERVIAGG from the coding sequence ATGGCACTGGATGAGGCAACAACGCAGTTTCTCGCCACGATGGCTGAATCAGGCACCAAGCCAATAGAAGATATGACCCCGCAGGAGGCCCGCGCGCTCGGGAAGGTGTTACGGGACATGTACGGCCCCGGCCCTGCCGTCGCCAGTAGCACCGACTATCAAGTTGCCACCCCGGACGGGGGGAATATCGGCGTTCGCGTTCTCGCAGTCGAGGCTCCCCGCGGCGCCATCGTCTACTACCACGGCGGGGGGTGGGTGATGGGGACTCTCGATGAGTTCGACACCCTCTGCCGTCATCTGGCGACCCGGACCGGTTGCACGGTCGCAATGGTCGACTACCGACTCGCGCCCGAGTACCGCTACCCCACCGCCGCGGAGGACGCCTGGACTGCGTTGCGCTGGGTCGCCGATCAGCGGCTCGGCGAGGGGCCGCTGATCGTGGCCGGAGACTCGGCGGGCGGCAACCTTGCGGCGGTCACCGCGCAACGCGCGAAAATCGAAGGAGGGCCCCAGATTGCGATGCAGGTTCTCGTGTACCCAGTTACGGATTGCGATCTGGACAATTCGTCCTACGCCGACCCCGCGAATCAACTGATGGTGAGTCGCGCCTCGATGATCTGGTTTTGGGCGCACTACGCGGATCCGAACGACCGCACCAACCCCGATGCCTCGCCGATACGTGCCGCGGATCTGTCCGGTTTGCCTCCCGCTGTCGTCGTCACCGCCGAGCACGACCCGCTATTGGACGAGGGAGAGGCCTACGCGCAGAAACTCCGCGCCGCAGGTGTAACAGTCGAGTCGCGCCGGTTCAGGGGTCAGATGCACGGTTTCTTCACCATGGTCAACGTCCTTCCCGGCCATCAGGACGGTCTCGACTATGTGGTCGAAAACATTGAGCGTGTCATTGCCGGCGGTTAG
- a CDS encoding aldehyde dehydrogenase family protein codes for MTTSVTDVAEVFVGGHWRPTTGEGFDIISPANEEVVARAVLPTQADADTALTLAREAFDDGRWSRLSIDERADKVAAFCAAFERRRSDFDSAWVIESGPTLEHADLLSGAVVAMWQDQVAHARAIPLQERRALPDGEVLIRREPAGVAVVVTTWNGPALYFAMKVVPALLAGCTVVVKSAVQSQLTSRILAECADEAGFPEGVLSVLAAPTPISEYLVADPRVDHVSLTGSIPAGRSVMAACASNLTDLTLELGGKSPAILIGDVPLERVLPSLIPGFIAYQGQICAALTRVLVPEHRRDEIVDALVEQLAGLQIGDPTEAGTVIGPLASAHQFERVRGYIQKGIDEGATLVLGGLERPRSPGFYLAPTVFADVTPEMTIAREEIFGPVLSVMTYRDLDDALAIANGTEYGLAGSVYADDDETALAVASRLESGAVAVNTARPSLFAPFGGRRNSGFGRENGPEGIAEFLRIKSVMLS; via the coding sequence ATGACCACATCCGTTACCGACGTCGCGGAGGTCTTCGTCGGCGGACATTGGCGGCCGACGACCGGCGAAGGCTTCGATATCATCTCCCCGGCCAACGAGGAAGTAGTTGCCCGTGCGGTGCTCCCGACCCAGGCCGACGCCGACACCGCATTGACTTTGGCCCGTGAGGCGTTCGACGACGGACGCTGGTCGCGGCTCAGCATCGACGAGCGTGCCGACAAGGTGGCGGCGTTTTGCGCAGCGTTCGAGAGGCGTAGGAGCGATTTCGACAGCGCATGGGTCATCGAGTCTGGCCCGACACTCGAGCACGCTGACCTGCTCAGCGGTGCGGTTGTCGCCATGTGGCAGGACCAGGTCGCGCACGCTCGCGCAATACCGTTACAGGAGCGCCGGGCACTGCCGGACGGCGAGGTCCTGATCCGCCGCGAGCCGGCTGGGGTGGCGGTGGTCGTCACCACCTGGAACGGCCCCGCCCTCTATTTTGCGATGAAGGTGGTTCCTGCCCTGCTGGCAGGCTGCACCGTTGTGGTCAAGTCGGCGGTGCAGTCACAGCTCACCAGTCGGATCCTCGCGGAGTGCGCGGACGAGGCTGGGTTCCCGGAGGGAGTGCTCAGTGTCCTGGCGGCACCGACTCCGATCAGCGAGTACCTCGTTGCTGATCCACGGGTAGATCATGTGAGTCTGACCGGCTCAATTCCGGCTGGTCGAAGCGTGATGGCGGCGTGTGCATCCAACTTGACCGACCTGACCCTGGAGTTGGGCGGCAAGTCTCCGGCGATCCTGATCGGCGACGTCCCGTTGGAACGCGTTCTGCCCTCGCTGATTCCGGGTTTCATCGCCTACCAGGGCCAGATCTGCGCTGCCCTCACCCGTGTTCTGGTGCCCGAGCACCGTCGGGACGAAATCGTCGATGCGCTGGTCGAGCAGCTTGCGGGCCTGCAGATCGGCGACCCCACCGAAGCCGGCACCGTGATCGGCCCACTGGCATCGGCCCACCAGTTCGAACGCGTTCGCGGCTACATCCAAAAGGGGATAGATGAGGGAGCAACGTTGGTCCTCGGTGGGCTGGAGCGTCCGCGATCACCCGGTTTCTACCTGGCGCCCACGGTCTTCGCCGACGTGACACCGGAGATGACGATTGCTCGGGAGGAGATCTTCGGTCCCGTGCTCAGCGTCATGACCTACCGAGACCTCGATGACGCGCTTGCTATCGCGAACGGCACCGAGTACGGGTTGGCCGGATCGGTCTACGCGGACGATGACGAGACGGCACTCGCGGTGGCAAGCAGGCTCGAGTCCGGCGCCGTCGCTGTCAACACAGCACGTCCGTCGTTGTTCGCCCCCTTCGGCGGCCGTCGAAACTCCGGCTTCGGCCGCGAGAACGGGCCCGAAGGAATCGCGGAGTTCCTCCGTATCAAGTCCGTCATGTTGAGCTGA
- a CDS encoding NDMA-dependent alcohol dehydrogenase gives MRTRAAILTTAPGKYETTEVDLDAPRQNEITVELVASGLCHSDDHYSTGDILAGNYPLCGGHEGSGVVVDVGPHTPGWQVGDHVVFSFVPSCGKCRWCAEGKQNLCDIAANMLIGARFDDPTSFRMALNGAPVGQVCGVGSFSQYTTVSVDSAVKVDKEIPLAMLSLVGCGVATGWGSSVHAAGARPNHTVVVMGIGGIGASALQGAAHVGARDIIAVDPVAFKRTAALELGATHAVETIEEATDLARSMTNGQGADSVVVSVGVTTGEHVGQAMNAIRKAGTVVVTGAGPVKVSDVPINLIDLTMSQKRIVGALFGMSSPREAIPRLASLYKAGRLKLDEMVTKEYTLDEVAQGYEDMHAGTIIRGMVSFR, from the coding sequence ATGAGAACGCGAGCCGCCATCCTCACCACGGCGCCCGGTAAGTACGAAACCACAGAGGTAGACCTCGATGCGCCCCGTCAGAACGAGATCACGGTCGAACTGGTCGCGTCTGGTCTGTGCCACTCCGACGACCACTACTCGACCGGCGACATCCTCGCAGGCAACTACCCGCTGTGCGGCGGGCACGAGGGTTCAGGCGTCGTGGTCGACGTCGGCCCGCATACCCCGGGTTGGCAAGTCGGTGATCATGTCGTGTTTTCCTTCGTTCCCTCCTGCGGCAAGTGCCGTTGGTGCGCCGAGGGCAAGCAGAATCTCTGCGATATCGCCGCCAACATGTTGATCGGGGCGCGATTCGACGATCCGACGAGCTTCCGTATGGCTCTTAACGGCGCACCGGTCGGACAGGTCTGTGGTGTCGGAAGTTTCAGCCAGTACACCACTGTCAGCGTCGATTCGGCGGTCAAGGTGGACAAGGAGATTCCGCTCGCCATGTTGTCGCTCGTGGGGTGTGGTGTGGCCACAGGCTGGGGATCCTCGGTCCACGCCGCCGGAGCCCGCCCTAACCACACAGTCGTCGTGATGGGAATCGGAGGCATCGGCGCCAGTGCACTGCAGGGCGCGGCGCATGTGGGAGCCCGCGACATCATCGCCGTGGACCCGGTCGCGTTCAAGCGCACAGCTGCGCTGGAGCTGGGGGCCACTCACGCGGTCGAGACGATCGAGGAAGCGACAGATTTGGCGAGGTCCATGACCAACGGCCAGGGCGCCGACTCGGTCGTGGTATCGGTCGGCGTCACCACCGGCGAGCACGTCGGCCAGGCGATGAACGCGATCCGCAAGGCGGGCACAGTCGTCGTCACCGGCGCCGGCCCGGTGAAGGTCTCCGACGTCCCCATCAACCTGATCGACCTCACGATGTCCCAAAAACGCATCGTCGGAGCGCTCTTCGGGATGTCGAGTCCTCGCGAAGCAATTCCCAGGCTGGCAAGTCTTTACAAGGCGGGCCGCCTCAAGCTCGACGAGATGGTTACCAAGGAGTACACGCTCGACGAGGTCGCTCAAGGCTATGAGGACATGCACGCCGGAACGATCATCCGCGGGATGGTGTCGTTCCGTTGA